From the Helicobacteraceae bacterium genome, the window GAATCGATTCGTTCTTAAACGCCGTTAATCTGACAAAGCGCCGCGTGATCGCGCAGGATATGATAGCGCATAACGCCGTTTTGATTAACGGCGCGGCGGTTAAACCAAGCCGCGAGGTTAGGATTGGCGACATAATAGAGTTGAAGTTTTTAACTCATAGCAAACGCTACGAAACGCTTGCTCTGCCGACGACGCGCAACGTCCCAAAAACGGCGCAAAAAGACTACATTAAGGAAATCGTTTGACCTATCAGGAGACCAAGAAACAGTTTGATCGGCTCTTTAGAAACGAGCTGGCGTTTGAGGAGGCGCAGATAATGTTGCGCGAATTGTTCGAGCGCGGCGAAAGCGCCGACGAGATCGCGGCGGCAGCCGAAGTGATGAAATCGCACGCTATCAGGCTGGATTTAGACCCTTCGCTGGAAGGAAAGTTAATAGACGTGGTGGGAACGGGAGGCGACAAGAGCTACTCGTTTAACATCTCCACCACTTCGAGCCTCGTCGTATGCGCGGCGGGCGGCTACGTGGCAAAGCACGGCAACCGCTCGATCACAAGCAAATCGGGCAGCGCCGACGCGCTGGAGGCTTTGGGGGTTTCGCTTAACCTCAAACCCGCGCAGCAGGTCAAAATGCTGGAGGAGACGGGATTCGCTTTTATGTTCGCGCAAAATCACCACCCGGCGCTGAAGCATATTATGCCGATTAGAAAAAGCCTCGATCACCGCACGATCTTTAACATCTTAGGACCGCTTACCAACCCCGCGGGCGTGAATAAGCAGTGTATCGGCGTATATGATCGCGCGCTTGCGCCAATCTTAGCGGAAACGCTGAAAAAGATGGGATCAAAATCGGCGGCGGTTATATGCGGCGACGGCGGCGTGGACGAGCTGACGCTTTCGGGGCGATCTCGCGTAGCGCGGCTGATAGGAGAGACGATCCATCTCTACGAGCTTGATCCAAGCCATTTCGGGCTGATTAACGCGCCTTTAGAGGCTTTGCGCGGCGGCGACGCGCAATTTAACGCGCAGATTACGCGCAAAGTCTTTAGCGGCGCGGCGAGCGAGGCGCAGCGCGACGTTATCTATTTCAACACGGCGATCGCTTTGGAGGTGATCTCAATGGCGCGGGATATAAAAGAGGGGATCGAGATAGCCAAAGAGACGATCGAATCGGGCAAAGCGATAAAAAAACTCGACGAAATTATAGAGGTAAGCTCCAAACTATGAGTCAAATAGCCGTAAGCGTTCCAGAAGCGTTCGATCCGATCTGCCGCGATCTGCTTTCGCGCCGCAAAGAGGGGGCGGTCGTTCTTTTGAGCGGGGTTCTGGGCGCGGGCAAAACGACGTTTGTTCGGCGATTCGCTCTGGCGCTTGAAACGACGGACGTCGCCTCTCCGAGTTTTGGCGTTATGCACGAATACGCGCCAAATCTGCGCCATTTCGATCTCTATCGCGTAGGAAGCGAGGCGTTTTTCGCGAGAGGGTTGCAAGAGACGCTAGATAGCGGCTGGAACTTTATCGAGTGGGCGGATAAAAAGATCGAGGATTACCTGAAAAATAACGCGATCGCCTACGTGAAAATCAATATCGAGCTTAAAGACAATCTGCGGCTGGTGAGCGTCGGCGATGAGTGAATTAACGCACGCGCTTAAAGGAGTTAATCTAACTAAACGCTACAAGAGCGCCGAAGTGTTGCGCGGCGTAACGATCGAGGTGAAAAGCTCGCAAGTCGTTAGCCTGCTAGGACCCAACGGCGCGGGCAAAACGACCACTTTTTATATGATCTGCGGGCTTGTTCCCGCCACAAGCGGCGAGGTGTGGCTAGACGACAAAGAAATATCTAAACTCTCTTTGCACGAGCGATCGCGCATAGGAATCGGATACCTGCCCCAAGAGAGCAGCATACTCAAAGAGCTTAGCGCCGAGGACAACCTTTATTTAGCCGCCGAGTTTGCCTTCGGAGCGGACAAAGCGGAGCAAAAAAAGCGCGTCGAGGCGCTTTTGGAGCAGTTTAATATCGAGCATATTCGCGCTAGAAAAGGCGTGAATCTCTCCGGCGGCGAAAGGCGGCGCGTCGAGATCGCCCGCGCGCTTGTCGCTAAGCCAAAGTTTATTTTGCTAGACGAACCTTTCGCGGGGGTCGATCCGATCGCCGTGGCGGATATTCAAAAAATGATCAGGTTTTTAAGCTCGCAAAACATCGGCGTTTTGATCACCGATCACAACGTGCGCGAAACGCTAGGCGTATGCGATATAGCCTATGTGCTTCACGACGGCGCGATTATAGCCGGCGGCGAAGCGAGCGCGGTGGGACGCGATCCGTTGGTAATTCGCCACTACTTAGGAGAAAACTATAAGCTATGAGTCTGCGCAGACAGGTCGGCGGCGTCGTTCAAGCCAAATATCGTATGAGCGCGACGATGAGGAACTGGCTGCCGCTTCTGCAATGCTCCGTAACGGACTTGGAATCTCGCCTTAGAACCGAAGCCGAAGCCAACCCGTTTTTACAAATAACGCCCAATCAAGAGATTTCCTACGACGAACACGATCCCGAAAGCGGCGATAGAATCGAGGACGAAGATTTTTTAGATATGGACGATAACTATTACAAAAAAGAGGAGCGCAAACATTCGCTCTCCGACGTGATCGAGGCGACTACGCTGTATCAGAAATCGCTCTACGACGCGCTTTTTGAGCAGGTCACCGATCATCTTTTTCCAACGCCTCAAAGTAAAGCGGTCGCCTTTGCTTTGATCAACGCGATAGGCGACGAAGGTTTTTTTGAGGGCGATATAGAGCAGATAGCGGCGCAAAACGGCGTTCGAGCCGAGTTTGCGGAGAAGGTTCGCCGACGCTTCGAGCATTTTATGCCTTCCGGCGTGGGCGCTAAAGATATTGGCGAGTGTTTTGTCTGGCAGTTACGCGAATACGATCTAGACGAGAAGCTCTACCAACTGACCAAAACGCTGATATATAACCGCGATAACCTATCCGCTTTTTGCAAAGAGGAGGGCTTTGGCGAGGCTATAGCGATTTTTAGGCGTTTAAGAAATCCGCCCGCCATAGAGTTTCTAGAGGACTCCGCGCAGATTATCCCCGATATTTTTGTGTTCAAAAACGGCGACGAGCTAGAGGTGGAACTAAACGATCCCTATTACCCTAAGCTAACGATCGAGACGACGGCGAACGCGAAAAAAGATGATTTTGTTCGCGCCAAGCTCAAAGAGGCGCGCGATCTAATCGACGCCGTGAGCATGCGGCGCAAAACGCTTAAAAAAATCGGTTTGATGATCGTCGATCGCCAATACGATTTTTTCAAAAGCGGCGCCGATATAGCGCCGATGAAGCTCGCCGATATTTCCGAAGACCTAAGACGCAATTGCAGCACCATAAGCCGCGCTATAAGCGGCAAGTATCTCGCTTGCGATCGCGGCGTTTTCGCGCTAAAGAGCTTCTTTAGCATAGCGATCGACGACGCTAACGAAACGTCAACTCGCGCGATCAAAGACTATCTAATTAAGTTAATCAAAGAGGAGCCGCGACAAAAACCGCTAAGCGATCAGAAGCTGTTGCGGCTGATAGAGGCAAAGTTTTCCGTAAAGATGGTTAGGCGCACCATCACGAAATACCGCGAGCAGCTTGACGTCGGCGCTAGCGGCGAACGCAAGCGTCTATATCTAATAAGCGAACGGCGTTAAGCCGTTTTCAAGTAGCATAACGTCGCTAGTCGCCTTGTAGGGATACGCAAACCGAACGGAGATTAAGCGTTATTTTGGAGGTTTTCAATGAAAAAAGTTCTTTTTGCGTTTATCGCTTTGGCGTGTTCGGCGTTTGCCGTCGTCGAAGGGAACGACGCGGGCGAAACTTTCGCGTCTTACTCGATTTTAGCCGCCGTCGTCGGTCTTGGCTTGGCGGCTCTTGGCGGCGCGATCGGTATGGGCAACGCCGCGGCGGCTACGATCGCCGGCACGGCGCGCAATCCGGGCATGGGCGGCAAGCTGATGACCACGATGTTTATCGCGCTCGCGATGATCGAAGCGCAGGTTATATATACGCTTGTTCTTGCGTTGATCGCGCTTTACGGCAATCCGTTTATCGACTTTTTCCCCGCGCTTACGCCGCCTCCGGCTCCAGCCCAATAGCGTCTCGTTTCTCTACGAGAAAACCGTTCGCCGTTTGGCGGGCGGTTTTTGCCTTAATTTTCGGCGAAGCCTTATAAAATCAAGATTAAGCGCGTATCGAATATAATCGCGCCCTTTATAGCGGTCGTGGTGAAACTGGTAGACACACCATCTTGAGGGGGTGGCGGGGCGACCCATGCGAGTTCGAGTCTCGCCGACCGCACCATATCTAGCCAAATTCGTTTTGCCTTATTAGTTTCTAACCGCTTCGATCGATTACGCGCTTTAAGCGGCGAGCCGTTTTCGCTATTTTTCGAGTTGGTTTGCGCCGCTTATTTCGGTAACCAATGTTCAACCGTTTTTGCAAAAAGATCGGCGATACCGACTTGTCGTTAAATCCCCTTCGCGTCTTAGCGATCAGCGCGGCAAAACGCGCGATTAAGAAAGTTGTCGTCGGTTATTATTCGCGATATGAAAAAATCGGTCAAAAAAGGTCTTAAAATCGCGGCGATTATCGTCTTGCTCTTGCTTGCCGCGCTATGCGCGATCGGCGTTAGAGCCTATATCGAAGTTGGACATATTCCAAACGAGGAGGATTTAGCGCGTTACGAGGCGCTGCCATACTTCAAAAACGGGCGGTTCGTCTCTCCCGAAGATACCCCGTCGTATCCCGATCGCGTTCGCGGCGGCTCTAGCGGCTGGGCGAGATTTTTGCTGTCAAACCCCAACGCGCCCAAAGGCGAAATTCCAAAAATCAAGCCCGTTTTCGGCGCGCCAAGCCAAACGCTCGCCGTCTATTGGCTAGGGCATTCGTCGCTGATTATCGAGATCGAGGGCAAACGGATTTTGGTCGATCCCGTTTTTGGAAACGCCGCGCCGATCCCTCTCGCCGTTCGCCGTTTTACGCCGCCGCCTTTGAGCGCGGAGGAGA encodes:
- a CDS encoding RNA-binding S4 domain-containing protein, producing the protein MRIDSFLNAVNLTKRRVIAQDMIAHNAVLINGAAVKPSREVRIGDIIELKFLTHSKRYETLALPTTRNVPKTAQKDYIKEIV
- the trpD gene encoding anthranilate phosphoribosyltransferase, whose translation is MTYQETKKQFDRLFRNELAFEEAQIMLRELFERGESADEIAAAAEVMKSHAIRLDLDPSLEGKLIDVVGTGGDKSYSFNISTTSSLVVCAAGGYVAKHGNRSITSKSGSADALEALGVSLNLKPAQQVKMLEETGFAFMFAQNHHPALKHIMPIRKSLDHRTIFNILGPLTNPAGVNKQCIGVYDRALAPILAETLKKMGSKSAAVICGDGGVDELTLSGRSRVARLIGETIHLYELDPSHFGLINAPLEALRGGDAQFNAQITRKVFSGAASEAQRDVIYFNTAIALEVISMARDIKEGIEIAKETIESGKAIKKLDEIIEVSSKL
- the tsaE gene encoding tRNA (adenosine(37)-N6)-threonylcarbamoyltransferase complex ATPase subunit type 1 TsaE — protein: MSQIAVSVPEAFDPICRDLLSRRKEGAVVLLSGVLGAGKTTFVRRFALALETTDVASPSFGVMHEYAPNLRHFDLYRVGSEAFFARGLQETLDSGWNFIEWADKKIEDYLKNNAIAYVKINIELKDNLRLVSVGDE
- the lptB gene encoding LPS export ABC transporter ATP-binding protein; the encoded protein is MSELTHALKGVNLTKRYKSAEVLRGVTIEVKSSQVVSLLGPNGAGKTTTFYMICGLVPATSGEVWLDDKEISKLSLHERSRIGIGYLPQESSILKELSAEDNLYLAAEFAFGADKAEQKKRVEALLEQFNIEHIRARKGVNLSGGERRRVEIARALVAKPKFILLDEPFAGVDPIAVADIQKMIRFLSSQNIGVLITDHNVRETLGVCDIAYVLHDGAIIAGGEASAVGRDPLVIRHYLGENYKL
- a CDS encoding RNA polymerase factor sigma-54; this translates as MSLRRQVGGVVQAKYRMSATMRNWLPLLQCSVTDLESRLRTEAEANPFLQITPNQEISYDEHDPESGDRIEDEDFLDMDDNYYKKEERKHSLSDVIEATTLYQKSLYDALFEQVTDHLFPTPQSKAVAFALINAIGDEGFFEGDIEQIAAQNGVRAEFAEKVRRRFEHFMPSGVGAKDIGECFVWQLREYDLDEKLYQLTKTLIYNRDNLSAFCKEEGFGEAIAIFRRLRNPPAIEFLEDSAQIIPDIFVFKNGDELEVELNDPYYPKLTIETTANAKKDDFVRAKLKEARDLIDAVSMRRKTLKKIGLMIVDRQYDFFKSGADIAPMKLADISEDLRRNCSTISRAISGKYLACDRGVFALKSFFSIAIDDANETSTRAIKDYLIKLIKEEPRQKPLSDQKLLRLIEAKFSVKMVRRTITKYREQLDVGASGERKRLYLISERR
- a CDS encoding F0F1 ATP synthase subunit C, giving the protein MKKVLFAFIALACSAFAVVEGNDAGETFASYSILAAVVGLGLAALGGAIGMGNAAAATIAGTARNPGMGGKLMTTMFIALAMIEAQVIYTLVLALIALYGNPFIDFFPALTPPPAPAQ